Below is a window of Halolamina sp. CBA1230 DNA.
GCGGCGACGGCCGCGAGCCAGCGCGAGGGACGAACGAGCGAACGGACGTGAGCGAGAGAGTCGGCTGGGGAGGTGTATGGGCTGTGCGGGGCGGTGCGGTCACAAGTGGTCTACGATCGAGATGCTGTTCGCGGTCACAGTCTCGATGATCAGCGTGTTGCTGTCCGCGGTCGCCGTCTCAACGCTCAAAACCAAGCCAGAAACACCGACCAGACCACCAAACCCGAAAACTACCGAGCTAACGGCATGTTGAACGACTGCTCCTCCTCCAGCACCAGCTCCCACGTGAACTCACACTCACACTCGACCTGCTCGAACACCGAGGGGTCCTGCCGCAGGTCGAAGTCCTTGATCGCGCGCTGCACGCGGTCGTCGCACTCGCCACAGTTGTGCGGGCCGCGATCCGACCCGTGGCCGACGGGGTCCGACACCACGATCGCGTCGACGTCCGTCGTCGTCCGCAGCACCTCCGCGACCGACCAGAGCCACGGCGGCCGGTAGCCGCCCTCGTAGAACAGCTCGTCCACCATCGTGTAGCGCTGGACGTTACAGGGGTTCATCGAGACGGTGTGACAGCCATCGACCGCGCCACAGCGCCGGACGCTGGACTGCATGTCCTCCAGCGCCTCCTTCTCCGAGAGGAACGGCGGCTTCATCAGCAGGTACGCCTTCACGCCGGCGTCGCCCGCCCGCGCCTCCACGCAGGCGTCCTCGAACGCCGCGAAGTCGAAGTACTTGTTCACGCAGTCGTGGCGCACGCGGTCGGTCGCAGTCTCCAGCCCCACCGCGACGTCCGTCTCGATGCCGCGGTCCGTGAACTCCCGGACCTTCTCGCGGTCGACGAAGTCCGGCAGCGACTCGACGACGATCCGGTCCCGATCCGCGAACGTATCGGCGATCGCCTGCCGCGTCTCGGCGGGCACCTCGCGCTCGTCGAGGAACGAGCCGGAGGTGTAGATCTTGATCAGCCCCGACTCGTCGTCGGCCTCCTCGGCCTCGTGGTCGAGACAGTGCTGGATCTGCTCCATCAGCGCGTCGTGGCTCACGCTGCCGCCCTCGACGGACTCGGCGACGTAGCCACACATCGTACACCCCCCCGCCCGCGCCCAGCGACAGCCGCCGGTGTTGAGGATGATCGTCAGGCTCTGGTACACCCCGTCAGGGGTGTTGTCCTCGTCGATCCACACCCGGGTGGGCTCGCGGGGGTCGTAGCTCTGGTCGTTCTCCGCGCGGATGTCGCGCATGGCCTGGTTGTGCGCGTCCATCCCCCGCCCGCGCTCGTACACTTCGGGCGTCGGCTCGCTGCTCATGGCCTGGCTCCGCCGGGCACGCGGAAAACGGCTTCGACGCGGCGTTACTCCTCGGCTTCGACGGCGGCGATACCGGGGGGCCGCCCGAGAACCCACCATCCCACGGCGCCCAACACGGCACCGACGGCGTCGGCGACCAAATCGAGGACGGAGATCCCCCGCCCCGGAACGAACCCCTGCAGGAGCTCCACGACGCCGCCGAAGGCGGTCACGACGACCACGACGGCGATCACGCTCCGGGCGGTTCGGGCACGCAGCGCGACCAGCGCGGCGACGGCGAGCACCGCGTAGCCGGCGACGTGGAGGAGTTTGTCGACGCCGACGGGGCCGACGGTGCCGCCACCCGCGCCCGCACTGCCCGGGACGAGCGAGGCGGCGAGAACGGCGACCCCGACGGCAACCGGGAGCCAGCGACGAGCGTCCATACCCGTGGGTGGAACGACGGGTCCAAAGCCGTTGT
It encodes the following:
- a CDS encoding VanZ family protein gives rise to the protein MDARRWLPVAVGVAVLAASLVPGSAGAGGGTVGPVGVDKLLHVAGYAVLAVAALVALRARTARSVIAVVVVVTAFGGVVELLQGFVPGRGISVLDLVADAVGAVLGAVGWWVLGRPPGIAAVEAEE
- a CDS encoding archaeosine biosynthesis radical SAM protein RaSEA, yielding MSSEPTPEVYERGRGMDAHNQAMRDIRAENDQSYDPREPTRVWIDEDNTPDGVYQSLTIILNTGGCRWARAGGCTMCGYVAESVEGGSVSHDALMEQIQHCLDHEAEEADDESGLIKIYTSGSFLDEREVPAETRQAIADTFADRDRIVVESLPDFVDREKVREFTDRGIETDVAVGLETATDRVRHDCVNKYFDFAAFEDACVEARAGDAGVKAYLLMKPPFLSEKEALEDMQSSVRRCGAVDGCHTVSMNPCNVQRYTMVDELFYEGGYRPPWLWSVAEVLRTTTDVDAIVVSDPVGHGSDRGPHNCGECDDRVQRAIKDFDLRQDPSVFEQVECECEFTWELVLEEEQSFNMPLAR